ACAGCAACGCCGAGAAGGCGGCCAAGGTGGCGGGCGGCGCCGCGGTGGGTGCGGTGGTCGGGCGCGTGCTGGGGAAGAGCACCCGGGCCACCGTGGCGGGAGCCGCGGTCGGAGCAGCGGCGGGAACGGCCGTGGTCATGGGCACCTCGGACGTGGACGCGGTGGTCCCCGCCGGCTCCAGGGCCACTGTGCGGCTGGGCGCGCCGGTGCGGGTGCAGCACGAGACGTGATGGAACGCGAGGGTCAGAAAGCTTGCGTCAACCCAAGCGATAGGTTATTCTCGGATGGTCACGATCCACCGTGACGGCGGGTTCCGCGTGGTGATCTACCCCGGCGACCGCGAGCACGGGCCTCCGCACGTCCACGTGTTCAACGCCGACGGAGAGGTGAAGGTGCTGATCGGCGACGCGGAGACGCCGCCGTCGCTCCTGCTGGTGCTGGGGATGCGGATGCCGGACGCGAAGCGGGCGGTCCGGATCGTGGAGGAGCGGCAGGAGACCTTTCTCGCGAGGTGGAGGGAGTACCATGACGCGTAGCTGGACCCCGGCAACGGACGAGGAGCTCGCCCTGCAGTACGCGCGGGCGGAGGAGGCGGGGCGGGCCGCGGACGCATCCGAGCCCCGGGCGATCCGCGCCCGCTACGACCACGAGCGCGGACGCGTGGAGGTGGAGCTGCGCAACGGCTGCCTCTTCGCCTTCCCGGCGGAGATGGGGCAGGGGCTGCGCGGCGCCTCCCCCGCGGAGCTGGAGCAGGTGGAGGTGACCCCCTCCGGGTACGGGCTGCGGTGGGACGGGCTGGACGTGGACCTCGCCGTGCCGGCGCTGATGGCGGGCGTGTTCGGCACGGAAGCGTGGATGCGGGAGCTGGGGCGGGCGGGCGGCAGCCGGACCAGCGCGGCCAAGGCCGCGGCCGCGCGCGAGAACGGACGCAGGGGCGGGCGGCCGCGGAAGACCGCTCCGGAGGGGGAGCGCGCCCGGCGCGTCGCGGAAAGGAAGGGGCGGTACGGGGCCGAGAGCGGGGGAGCGGAGGAGCCCTGAATCCACCGTTCCTCCGCGAGGGCAGCCTTCGCCCGACGGCCTGCTGCCGCGTAAGCACGAGCGCCCCACCGGTCCTCCCGGCGGGGCGCTCGCTGCATGCGGGTCGTTCAAGCGGTGCTCGCCGCCAGCCTCTCACGTCCTGGGGGTCCCGGACACGTCCTCGGCGTCGGCGTCGACGGGAGCGGTCCACGGCTCCGACCTCTCCGCAAGCGGGTCGTGCACCACCGGGTCGTGCGCCTCCGCCCGCTTGGGGAAGAGGAGCGATGCGCCGACGGCCGACCCGAGGACGAGCGCGATCACCCCCAGCGAGATCCCGATGGGAACGTGGTAGACGTCCGCGAGGAGCATCTTGGTCCCCACGAACACCAGCACCACCGCGAGCCCCAGCTGGAGGTAGTGGAACTTGTGGATCACCCCCGCCAGGAGGAAGTAGAGCGCGCGCAGCCCCAGGATGGCGAAGACGTTGGAGGTGTAGACCAGGAACGGGTCGCG
The nucleotide sequence above comes from Longimicrobiaceae bacterium. Encoded proteins:
- a CDS encoding DUF2442 domain-containing protein; the encoded protein is MTRSWTPATDEELALQYARAEEAGRAADASEPRAIRARYDHERGRVEVELRNGCLFAFPAEMGQGLRGASPAELEQVEVTPSGYGLRWDGLDVDLAVPALMAGVFGTEAWMRELGRAGGSRTSAAKAAAARENGRRGGRPRKTAPEGERARRVAERKGRYGAESGGAEEP
- a CDS encoding DUF4160 domain-containing protein, yielding MVTIHRDGGFRVVIYPGDREHGPPHVHVFNADGEVKVLIGDAETPPSLLLVLGMRMPDAKRAVRIVEERQETFLARWREYHDA